The DNA region GGAGTCCGGATTGGCGATCCGGAGGTTGTTTCAAAAACCTGGCCGGGCTATTGGGAAGAGTTCGCCACATGGAGCTAACCGGTTACGTGGTCGCCATCGATGGGCCGGGGGGCAGCGGTAAAACCACGGTCGCCCGGTCCGTTGCGATGGAATTGGAGCTGCCACATCTTGACACTGGCGCCTTCTACCGGGCGGCTACGGTGGCCGTCCTTCGGGCCGGGATCGATTGTGAAGATCAGGAGGCGGTGGCCGCGCTCATCCGGGCTGTTGAGCTGAGGTACGACCGGGGGCGAATGCTGCTCAACGAAGAAGACGTCTCCGAGGCTATTCGTAGCGAGCAAACGACGTTGGCAGTCTCAGCGGTGTCCGCGGTACCCGAGGTGCGGCGACTGATGGTGCAGGCTCAACGGAACTGGGTGGCTGAGCGGGGCGGATCGGCGGTCGTCGAGGGGCGTGACATCGGTAGCGTCGTGTTTCCCGACGCGGCGTTGAAACTGTTCATTACTGCCCGTCCCGAGGTAAGAGCCCGGCGTCGCGCCGGTGAGGTAGCCGGCGACCAGGAACTCATCGAACAAGACCTGGCGAGGCGTGACACGATCGATTCCACCAGGGCGGTTTCCCCGCTTCAGCACGCGCCCGATGCCATTGAAGTCGATACCAGTGACTTGTCGGTAGACGAAGTTATCGCCCGGGTACTCACATTGGTGGCAGCTACTCGCTGATGAGGTCGAGGGCTTCGGTCGCCGTCCACGACCGGTCATCTTCCAGCAATCCCCGGC from Acidimicrobiia bacterium includes:
- a CDS encoding (d)CMP kinase, which produces MELTGYVVAIDGPGGSGKTTVARSVAMELELPHLDTGAFYRAATVAVLRAGIDCEDQEAVAALIRAVELRYDRGRMLLNEEDVSEAIRSEQTTLAVSAVSAVPEVRRLMVQAQRNWVAERGGSAVVEGRDIGSVVFPDAALKLFITARPEVRARRRAGEVAGDQELIEQDLARRDTIDSTRAVSPLQHAPDAIEVDTSDLSVDEVIARVLTLVAATR